A genomic segment from Streptomyces sp. NBC_00237 encodes:
- a CDS encoding 4'-phosphopantetheinyl transferase superfamily protein, with the protein MTAEHSPGPGTSLVQLGRQDATFTVSTGRVDLWLMRSPDATDGDALDTSELDAAERHRAASFIRPADGLLYATAHVALRRLLSRYTDTTPQDLRFFREPCPGCGGAHGRPAVTPTPGRPPLHFSLSHSGGVALVGVAAVPVGVDVERLPRRESVEICGKALHPDEQSELADAEAAELTARFGRIWTRKEAFLKGIGTGLSRSPAQDYLGVDARRHPPGWTVLDIPCTTTHAAAAAVWGETARSVDVRWLTGDWLRAQGTGGRADVTEPALPALAC; encoded by the coding sequence ATGACGGCGGAGCACAGTCCAGGGCCCGGCACCTCGCTGGTCCAACTCGGCCGACAGGATGCGACGTTCACCGTTTCCACGGGTCGGGTCGACCTGTGGCTCATGCGCTCTCCCGACGCGACGGACGGGGACGCACTCGACACGTCGGAACTCGACGCGGCGGAGCGGCACAGAGCCGCCTCGTTCATCCGCCCGGCGGACGGGCTGTTGTACGCCACCGCTCATGTCGCCCTGCGCAGACTGCTCAGCCGCTACACCGACACAACGCCGCAGGACCTCCGGTTCTTCCGCGAGCCCTGCCCGGGCTGCGGCGGCGCGCACGGCAGGCCGGCGGTGACGCCGACGCCGGGCCGGCCGCCCCTGCACTTCTCCCTGTCGCACAGCGGCGGCGTCGCCCTCGTGGGTGTGGCGGCGGTCCCGGTCGGCGTGGACGTGGAGCGGCTGCCGCGCAGGGAGAGCGTGGAGATCTGCGGCAAGGCCCTGCACCCGGACGAACAGAGCGAGTTGGCGGACGCCGAGGCGGCGGAACTGACGGCCCGCTTCGGCCGGATATGGACCCGCAAGGAAGCCTTCCTCAAAGGGATCGGCACCGGACTGAGCCGCTCTCCCGCGCAGGACTACCTCGGCGTCGACGCCCGCCGCCACCCACCCGGCTGGACCGTGCTCGACATCCCCTGCACCACCACTCACGCCGCCGCGGCGGCGGTCTGGGGGGAGACCGCCCGCTCGGTCGACGTCCGCTGGCTGACGGGGGACTGGCTCCGCGCCCAGGGCACCGGCGGCCGGGCGGACGTGACCGAGCCGGCCCTGCCGGCCCTCGCCTGCTGA
- a CDS encoding acyl carrier protein translates to MTATPQAARTGPTAAEVSVPDRAALAAADHGQRTTMLDTYVRQELGRVLGIPPQSVDTTNRPMSSLGVGSIAGLELQRQMETALQVELNLQMLLLANSAAELVDCLADQLAPVRIPHRSASGAVA, encoded by the coding sequence ATGACAGCGACCCCACAAGCCGCCAGGACGGGCCCGACCGCCGCCGAGGTGAGCGTGCCCGACCGCGCCGCCCTGGCAGCGGCGGACCACGGTCAGCGCACCACCATGCTCGACACCTACGTACGACAGGAACTCGGCCGGGTGCTGGGCATCCCGCCGCAGAGCGTGGACACCACGAACCGGCCGATGAGCAGCCTGGGCGTCGGTTCGATCGCGGGCCTGGAGCTCCAGCGCCAGATGGAGACCGCCCTCCAGGTCGAACTGAACCTGCAGATGCTGCTGCTGGCCAACAGCGCGGCCGAACTGGTCGACTGCCTGGCCGACCAGCTCGCTCCGGTCCGCATCCCGCACCGGAGCGCCTCCGGGGCCGTGGCATGA
- a CDS encoding MFS transporter translates to MTRARTPRATAPADIHGRWSPALWGLLFVLAGNMLIDALEVSVALVALPAIGDDLGLTTAQAQWVVSGFAVGFGALLLFGGRVVALLGRRPVYLTALLVFAAASLVSALADGATLLVATRFVKGFCAALTAPTGLAIIASTFPEGPARSRALSVYTLFGASGFSMGLLLSGVLTEVSWRWTFAFPAPVALILFVVGLRLIPRDRPDPRTPRRYDASGALSLTGAMLLLVYAIASGPDAGWGHPVTVGSFTLAALLAAVFVRVERTGKHSLLNLSLLAHAPLVRSAVGAGCLNGSYLGLLLVSTLDLQRQAGFDPLRTGLAFLPAAVPLALTALHSGRIVARFGPARLIAAGAGAAALGYVLLPRDGGAVHYATDVLPTLLLVGAAFVLAFTAFHVQATGSVPAAQQAMAGGIYQTAVQLAAALMTVLCAALYPVGRGPVLGLITAVGIAGLAVALLGLLPRRPAYVAARRGPSAGHPQDVRHRPQDGT, encoded by the coding sequence ATGACACGTGCGAGGACACCCCGGGCCACCGCGCCGGCCGACATCCACGGGCGGTGGAGCCCCGCCCTGTGGGGCCTGCTGTTCGTGCTCGCCGGGAACATGCTCATCGACGCCCTTGAGGTGTCGGTGGCCCTGGTGGCACTGCCCGCCATCGGCGACGACCTGGGCCTGACCACGGCCCAAGCGCAGTGGGTCGTCTCCGGATTCGCCGTCGGCTTCGGCGCCCTGCTGCTCTTCGGCGGCCGGGTCGTGGCACTGCTCGGCCGCCGCCCGGTCTATCTGACCGCGCTGCTCGTGTTCGCCGCCGCTTCCCTGGTGAGCGCACTGGCGGACGGCGCGACACTGCTCGTGGCCACCCGCTTCGTCAAGGGGTTCTGCGCCGCGCTGACCGCGCCCACCGGGCTCGCCATCATCGCTTCCACCTTCCCCGAAGGCCCGGCACGCAGCCGGGCGCTGTCGGTCTACACGCTCTTCGGCGCCAGCGGCTTCTCGATGGGACTGCTCCTCTCCGGAGTGCTCACCGAGGTGAGCTGGCGCTGGACCTTCGCCTTCCCGGCACCGGTCGCACTGATCCTCTTCGTCGTCGGGCTGCGGCTGATTCCCCGGGACCGGCCCGACCCCAGGACGCCTCGGCGGTACGACGCCTCGGGCGCCCTCAGCCTCACCGGGGCGATGCTGCTCCTGGTGTACGCGATCGCCTCCGGGCCCGACGCCGGCTGGGGCCATCCGGTCACCGTCGGCTCCTTCACCCTCGCGGCGCTGCTGGCAGCGGTCTTCGTACGCGTGGAACGCACCGGGAAGCACTCCCTGCTGAACCTGTCCCTGCTCGCCCACGCGCCGCTGGTGCGCTCCGCCGTCGGTGCGGGCTGCCTCAACGGCTCGTACCTGGGACTGCTTCTGGTGAGCACCCTGGACCTGCAACGGCAGGCGGGGTTCGACCCTCTGCGGACCGGCCTCGCCTTCCTGCCTGCCGCCGTGCCGCTGGCGCTCACCGCGCTGCACTCCGGACGGATCGTCGCCCGGTTCGGGCCGGCCCGGCTGATCGCGGCGGGAGCCGGGGCCGCGGCCCTCGGCTACGTACTGCTGCCGCGCGACGGCGGCGCCGTCCACTACGCCACGGACGTGCTCCCCACCCTGCTGCTCGTCGGGGCCGCGTTCGTGCTCGCCTTCACCGCTTTCCACGTGCAGGCCACCGGATCGGTCCCGGCCGCGCAGCAGGCGATGGCAGGCGGCATCTACCAGACCGCCGTCCAACTGGCCGCGGCCCTCATGACCGTGCTGTGCGCCGCGCTGTACCCGGTGGGCCGGGGGCCGGTGCTCGGGCTGATCACAGCCGTCGGAATCGCCGGTCTGGCCGTGGCCCTCCTCGGCCTCCTGCCACGTCGTCCGGCGTACGTCGCCGCCCGACGCGGTCCCTCGGCCGGACACCCGCAGGACGTACGCCACCGACCCCAGGACGGAACATGA
- a CDS encoding SDR family oxidoreductase codes for MTRAGDCTETQVIVVGAGPVGLFLAGELRLAGADVVVLEQLTAPTTESRASTLHARTMELLDSRGLLAPLGEVPNEPKGHFGGIPLDLTLPSPYPGQWKVPQTRIEELLGQWAEDLGADIRRGHTVTGLTVTEDHAEAEVRTDGGTTAFFRARYVVGCDGENSAVRGLGGFGLSGTGAQRELLRADVAGIDIRNRRFERLDAGLAIAARRPDGVTRVMVHEFGAGPRGTQPRFEDVADTWKRVTGEDISGGTPLWVNSFGDASRQATAYQNDRLLLAGDAAHQQMPIGGQALNLGLQDAANLGWKLAAQVAGRAPEGLLTSYHGERHVVGQRVLSNIRAQALLLLGSQEVDAARQVVAELTEQSDNVRAHLAGTISGLDIRYDVGAGDHPLLGARLPHWRLTTEEGPLTSAEILRSGRGVLLLLSGDPTGQQEVRTVADRWAGPVRTVAATAPPGASADADALLVRPDGYVAWAGTGGADLEQALHRWFGAPGCEPSAASRKTPVASVPTKSPDTATAKKRRTDMGRLTGKTALVTGSSRGMGRAAAIRLAADGALVAVHYTSREDAADEVVTSIEKDGGRAFTVRAELGVPGDVHELFLGLESGLRERTGGTDLDILVNNAGVMGGVKPEDTTPEKFDELFAVNAKAPFFLIQRALKNMPDGGRIINITSGLTRFANPDEIAYAMTKGAVDQLALHFAKYLGPRSITINSVAPGITRNDNPVFDMPEVVAQMAQMSTFNRVGEPEDVADVVAFLASDEARWITGSFVDATGGTLLG; via the coding sequence ATGACCAGGGCAGGGGACTGCACCGAAACCCAGGTGATCGTGGTCGGGGCGGGCCCGGTCGGGCTCTTCCTCGCGGGCGAGCTGCGGCTGGCCGGCGCGGACGTGGTGGTCCTCGAACAGCTCACCGCGCCGACCACCGAGTCGCGCGCCTCCACCCTGCACGCCCGCACCATGGAACTCCTCGACAGCCGGGGCCTGCTCGCACCGCTCGGTGAGGTGCCGAACGAACCGAAGGGCCACTTCGGGGGTATTCCGCTCGACCTCACCCTTCCCAGCCCCTACCCGGGCCAGTGGAAGGTCCCGCAGACCCGCATCGAGGAACTGCTGGGACAGTGGGCCGAGGACCTCGGCGCGGACATCCGGCGCGGTCACACCGTGACGGGACTGACCGTGACCGAGGACCACGCGGAAGCCGAAGTGCGTACCGACGGGGGAACAACGGCGTTCTTCCGGGCCCGGTACGTCGTCGGCTGCGACGGCGAGAACAGCGCCGTACGCGGGCTGGGAGGCTTCGGTCTCTCCGGCACCGGCGCACAACGCGAACTGCTGCGCGCCGACGTGGCGGGCATCGACATCCGCAACCGCCGCTTCGAGCGGCTCGACGCGGGACTCGCCATCGCCGCCCGGCGCCCCGACGGAGTGACCCGGGTGATGGTGCACGAGTTCGGTGCCGGTCCACGCGGCACGCAGCCCCGCTTCGAGGACGTCGCCGACACCTGGAAGCGCGTCACCGGGGAGGACATCAGCGGCGGCACACCGCTGTGGGTGAACTCCTTCGGTGACGCCTCCCGGCAGGCGACCGCCTACCAGAACGACCGGCTCCTCCTGGCGGGCGACGCGGCGCACCAGCAGATGCCGATCGGCGGCCAGGCCCTCAACCTCGGGCTGCAGGACGCCGCCAACCTCGGCTGGAAGCTCGCCGCGCAGGTCGCCGGGCGGGCCCCGGAAGGGCTGCTCACCAGCTATCACGGCGAACGGCACGTCGTCGGCCAGAGGGTCCTGAGCAACATCAGGGCACAGGCACTGCTGCTGCTCGGGTCGCAGGAGGTCGACGCGGCCCGCCAGGTCGTCGCCGAGCTGACCGAACAGAGCGACAACGTACGGGCCCACCTCGCCGGAACGATCTCCGGCCTGGACATCCGTTACGACGTGGGGGCGGGCGACCACCCCCTGCTCGGTGCACGCCTGCCGCACTGGCGGCTCACCACCGAGGAAGGCCCGCTCACCAGCGCCGAGATCCTGCGCTCCGGGCGCGGCGTCCTGCTCCTGCTGTCCGGCGACCCCACCGGGCAGCAGGAGGTGCGCACCGTCGCCGACCGCTGGGCCGGCCCGGTGCGCACGGTGGCCGCCACCGCGCCCCCCGGCGCCTCGGCGGACGCCGACGCCCTCCTGGTGCGCCCCGACGGCTACGTCGCCTGGGCCGGCACCGGGGGAGCGGACCTGGAGCAGGCGCTGCACCGCTGGTTCGGCGCACCGGGTTGCGAGCCGTCGGCCGCGTCCCGCAAGACACCGGTGGCTTCGGTACCGACGAAGTCGCCGGACACGGCAACAGCGAAGAAGAGGAGAACAGACATGGGCAGGCTCACGGGCAAGACCGCGCTCGTCACAGGTTCGAGCCGGGGCATGGGCCGCGCGGCCGCCATACGTCTCGCGGCGGACGGTGCGCTGGTCGCCGTCCACTACACCTCGCGCGAGGACGCCGCCGACGAGGTCGTCACGTCGATCGAGAAGGACGGCGGCCGGGCCTTCACCGTCCGCGCCGAACTGGGCGTCCCCGGTGACGTGCACGAACTGTTCCTCGGGCTGGAGAGCGGCCTGCGGGAGCGCACCGGCGGCACCGACCTGGACATCCTGGTCAACAACGCCGGTGTGATGGGCGGGGTCAAGCCCGAGGACACCACGCCGGAGAAGTTCGACGAGTTGTTCGCGGTCAACGCCAAGGCGCCGTTCTTCCTCATCCAGCGGGCCCTGAAGAACATGCCCGACGGCGGCCGCATCATCAACATCACCTCGGGTCTGACCCGCTTCGCCAACCCCGACGAGATCGCGTACGCGATGACCAAGGGCGCCGTCGACCAGCTCGCCCTGCACTTCGCGAAGTACCTCGGCCCGCGCTCGATCACCATCAACTCCGTGGCGCCGGGCATCACCCGCAACGACAACCCGGTCTTCGACATGCCCGAAGTGGTGGCGCAGATGGCGCAGATGTCGACCTTCAACCGGGTCGGCGAACCGGAGGACGTCGCCGACGTGGTGGCCTTCCTCGCCAGTGACGAGGCCCGCTGGATCACCGGCTCCTTCGTCGACGCCACGGGCGGCACCCTGCTCGGCTGA
- a CDS encoding aromatase/cyclase codes for MSQPGLREVEHDITVSAPAAAVYRLIAEVQNWPRIFPPTIYVDHVEQGESEERIRIWATANGEAKNWTSRRTLDPEQLRITFRQEVSAAPIASMGGTWIIEALSGSESRVRLLHDYRAVDDDADSLAWIDEAVDRNSRSELAALKTNVEAAHAAEDLTFSFEDTVQINGSAKDVFDFVNEADQWPERLPHVATVRFAEPSPGLQELEMDTRAKDGSVHTTKSYRVAFPHEKIAYKQVTLPALMTLHTGYWTFAPNDAGVAASSQHTVTINTENITRILGAEATVADAKTYVHSALSTNSRATLGHAKDYAERKAA; via the coding sequence GGAGCACGACATCACGGTCTCGGCCCCGGCCGCCGCCGTCTACCGGTTGATAGCCGAGGTGCAGAACTGGCCCCGGATCTTCCCGCCGACCATCTACGTCGACCATGTGGAACAGGGCGAGAGCGAGGAGCGCATCCGCATCTGGGCCACCGCCAACGGCGAGGCCAAGAACTGGACTTCGCGCCGGACCCTGGACCCGGAGCAGCTGCGGATCACCTTCCGCCAGGAGGTCTCCGCGGCTCCGATCGCCTCGATGGGCGGCACCTGGATCATCGAGGCACTCTCCGGCAGCGAGTCCCGCGTCCGGCTCCTGCACGACTACCGGGCCGTCGACGACGACGCCGACAGCCTGGCCTGGATCGACGAGGCCGTCGACCGCAACTCGCGCTCGGAGCTCGCCGCGCTGAAGACGAACGTCGAGGCGGCGCACGCGGCCGAGGACCTGACGTTCTCCTTCGAGGACACCGTCCAGATCAACGGCTCGGCCAAGGACGTCTTCGACTTCGTCAACGAGGCCGACCAGTGGCCCGAGCGGCTGCCGCACGTCGCCACCGTCCGCTTCGCGGAGCCCTCCCCGGGCCTGCAGGAGCTGGAGATGGACACCCGGGCCAAGGACGGTTCGGTGCACACCACCAAGTCGTACCGGGTGGCCTTCCCGCACGAGAAGATCGCCTACAAGCAGGTGACGCTCCCGGCGCTGATGACGCTGCACACCGGCTACTGGACGTTCGCCCCCAACGACGCGGGCGTGGCCGCCTCGTCCCAGCACACCGTCACCATCAACACCGAGAACATCACCCGCATCCTCGGCGCGGAAGCCACCGTCGCCGACGCCAAGACGTACGTCCACAGCGCACTGAGCACCAACAGCCGCGCCACCCTGGGCCACGCCAAGGACTACGCCGAGCGCAAAGCGGCATGA